The following nucleotide sequence is from Mycobacterium sp. Z3061.
CCGCCCGCACCGAGCGTGTTCTGCGGGATGGATTTCACCCGAATACCCGCCCTCACATCACGTTCGGCGAGGTGGGTCATGCCGGTACCCGCCCCCGAACCAGGCCTCAAAGTGCACGTGACAGCATGTCCGGATGGCTTTTTCGCGCACCCTGGCCGTCCTTGCCGCCGTATCGGTGCTGGTCGCCGCCTGCCACGGCGGCACCAAGCCCGGGAAGTCGTCTACCTCCGGCAGTCCAAGCTCCTCGAGCACCAGCTCGACCCCGGCCGCGGCACCCGGCCCGCGGGTGTGCGCCAATCCGCCCGACGTCCCCGGCAAGATGCCCAACCTGCGTGACAAGCTGGCCCAGCTGCTGATGGTCGGTGTGCGCGACGCCGCCGACGCCAGGGCCGTAGTCACCGATTTCCACGTCGGCGGCATCCTCATCGGCAGCGACACCGACCTGTCCATGCTCCCGGGACCGCTGGGCGAGATCGCCAACGCGGCCGGTCCGCTGCCGCTGGCGGTCGGCGTCGACGAAGAGGGCGGCCGGGTGTCGCGATTGCGGACACTGCTGGACGGCAGGGGCCCGACGGCGAAGGAAATGGCTGCCACGATGACCGCCCCGCAGGTCCACGACCTGGCCCTGACCCGCGGCCGCAAGATGAAGGACCTGGGCATCACCGTCGACTTCGCCCCGGTGGTCGACGTCACCGACGAGCCCGACGACAGCGTGATCGGCGACCGCTCGTTCGGCTCGGATCCCGCGAAGGTCACCGAATACGCCGGCGCCTATGCGCAAGGCCTGCGGGACGCGAAGCTGCTGCCGGTGCTCAAGCACTTCCCCGGGCACGGCCACGGCTCCGGCGACTCGCACACCGGCGGCGTCACCACGCCGCCGCTGTCCGAGCTGATCGCTAATGACCTGGTGCCGTACCAAACCCTGCTCAACGCCATCCCGGTCGCCGTGATGGTCGGGCACATGCAGGTCCCCGGGTTGACCGGCAGTGATCCGGCCAGCCTCAGCAAAGCAGCCCTGGACCTGCTGCGGACCGGCACCGGCTACGGCGGGCCACCGTTCAACGGCCCGGTCTTCAGCGACGACGTCTCCAGCATGGCCGCCATCTCCGACCGGTTCGGCGTGACCGAGGCCGTCCTGAAAACGCTGCAGGCCGGAACCGATATCGCGCTGTGGGTCACCACCAAGGAGGTGCCCGCCGTGCTGGACCGGCTCGAGCAGGCCGTGAATGCAGGCGACCTGCCGGTGCAGCAGGTGGACGCCTCACTGGTGCGGGTCGCGGCGATGAAGGGCGTCACCGCGACGTGTGGCCGCTAGCCGAATGTGCTTACCCTTGATTCGGATAGATAGGGGATAGCCATGGCGGGTGGTGGGGCGGGAGGTACCAAGCGGTTACCGCGCGCTGTCCGCGAGCAACAGATGCTCGATGCCGCGGTGCAGATGTTCTCGGTCAACGGCTACCACGAGACCTCGATGGACACGATCGCCGCCGCGGCCGAGATCTCCAAGCCGATGCTCTATCTGTACTACGGATCCAAGGAAGACCTGTTCGGCGCCTGCCTGAACCGGGAGATGAGCAGGTTCATCGACGCGGTGCGTGCCGACATCGACTTCACCCAGAGCCCAAAAGACTTGTTGCGCAACACCATTGTTGCGTTCCTGCGGTACATCGACGAGAACCGCGCGTCCTGGATCGTGATGTACACCCAGGCCACCAGCTCCCTGGCCTTCGCTCACACGGT
It contains:
- a CDS encoding glycoside hydrolase family 3 N-terminal domain-containing protein, coding for MAFSRTLAVLAAVSVLVAACHGGTKPGKSSTSGSPSSSSTSSTPAAAPGPRVCANPPDVPGKMPNLRDKLAQLLMVGVRDAADARAVVTDFHVGGILIGSDTDLSMLPGPLGEIANAAGPLPLAVGVDEEGGRVSRLRTLLDGRGPTAKEMAATMTAPQVHDLALTRGRKMKDLGITVDFAPVVDVTDEPDDSVIGDRSFGSDPAKVTEYAGAYAQGLRDAKLLPVLKHFPGHGHGSGDSHTGGVTTPPLSELIANDLVPYQTLLNAIPVAVMVGHMQVPGLTGSDPASLSKAALDLLRTGTGYGGPPFNGPVFSDDVSSMAAISDRFGVTEAVLKTLQAGTDIALWVTTKEVPAVLDRLEQAVNAGDLPVQQVDASLVRVAAMKGVTATCGR
- a CDS encoding TetR/AcrR family transcriptional regulator yields the protein MAGGGAGGTKRLPRAVREQQMLDAAVQMFSVNGYHETSMDTIAAAAEISKPMLYLYYGSKEDLFGACLNREMSRFIDAVRADIDFTQSPKDLLRNTIVAFLRYIDENRASWIVMYTQATSSLAFAHTVREGREQIIELVAGLVRAGTRSPRSDAEIEIMAVALVGAGEAVASRLSTGDIDVDAAAEMMIDLFWAGLRGAPADRDLGPNAATG